The Coregonus clupeaformis isolate EN_2021a chromosome 20, ASM2061545v1, whole genome shotgun sequence genome contains a region encoding:
- the LOC121533534 gene encoding SWI/SNF-related matrix-associated actin-dependent regulator of chromatin subfamily E member 1-related isoform X2, giving the protein MGGVKQEQNDGPPPRGMQSSDAAHEEPVKKRGWPKGKKRKKVLPNGPKAPVTGYVRFLNERREQIRAKHPDLPFPEITKRLGAEWSCLAPHDKQRFLDEAEREKLQYARELREYQQSEAYQITSAKIQDKKVKREESPSVIINANSSGSAALKGSDYLSNRFDVPIFTEEFLDQNKAREAELRRLRKANVEFEEQNAVLQKHIADMYSAKERLEAELGQDELRTQALHRHLLAIKHTLVSSLSTVALPGTGETPSLGTLDSYLSRLSGTLESNPHEHRALLTQLRDVLSHLDSEKL; this is encoded by the exons ATGGGAGGTGTGAAGCAGGAGCAGAATGATGGACCTCCACCAAGAGGCATGCAGTCCTCTGATGCAGCACACGAAGAG CCTGTGAAGAAGAGGGGATGGCCGAAGGGTAAGAAGAGAAAGAAGGTTTTGCCCAACGGTCCCAAGGCACCAGTGACGGGATATGTGCGCTTTCTGAATGAAAGGCGAGAGCAGATCCGTGCTAAGCACCCTGACCTGCCCTTTCCAGAAATTACCAAGAGGCTGGGCGCAGAGTGGAGCTGCTTAGCACCTCATGACAAACAG CGCTTCCTGGATGAGGCGGAGCGAGAAAAGCTGCAGTATGCCCGGGAGCTGAGAGAATACCAACAGAGTGAGGCCTATCAGATCACCAGTGCCAAGATCCAGGACAAGAAGGTCAAGAGAG AGGAGTCCCCATCTGTCATTATCAATGCTAACAGTTCTGGATCAGCTGCTCTGAAG GGTTCAGACTATCTGTCCAACAGATTTGATGTTCCAATATTCACAGAGGAGTTCCTGGACCAGAACAAGG CCCGGGAAGCAGAGCTGCGGCGTCTACGCAAAGCCAACGTGGAGTTTGAGGAGCAGAACGCCGTGCTGCAGAAGCACATAGCAGACATGTACAGCGCCAAAGAGAGGCTGGAAGCTGAACTGGGGCAGGATGAGCTCCGGACTCAGGCCTTGCACAGGCACCTGCTGGCCATCAAACACACCCTCGTCAGCAGTCTGTCCACTGTGGCCCTGCCAG GCACAGGTGAGACCCCCTCTCTTGGTACCCTGGACTCTTACCTGAGTCGCCTGAGTGGTACTCTGGAGAGCAACCCTCATGAGCACCGTGCCTTGCTGACTCAGCTCCGCGATGTCCTTTCTCACCTGGACAG TGAGAAGCTATGA
- the LOC121533534 gene encoding SWI/SNF-related matrix-associated actin-dependent regulator of chromatin subfamily E member 1-related isoform X1 produces the protein MGGVKQEQNDGPPPRGMQSSDAAHEEHVRSLSVQPVKKRGWPKGKKRKKVLPNGPKAPVTGYVRFLNERREQIRAKHPDLPFPEITKRLGAEWSCLAPHDKQRFLDEAEREKLQYARELREYQQSEAYQITSAKIQDKKVKREESPSVIINANSSGSAALKGSDYLSNRFDVPIFTEEFLDQNKAREAELRRLRKANVEFEEQNAVLQKHIADMYSAKERLEAELGQDELRTQALHRHLLAIKHTLVSSLSTVALPGTGETPSLGTLDSYLSRLSGTLESNPHEHRALLTQLRDVLSHLDSEKL, from the exons ATGGGAGGTGTGAAGCAGGAGCAGAATGATGGACCTCCACCAAGAGGCATGCAGTCCTCTGATGCAGCACACGAAGAG CATGTCCGTTCTCTTTCCGTACAGCCTGTGAAGAAGAGGGGATGGCCGAAGGGTAAGAAGAGAAAGAAGGTTTTGCCCAACGGTCCCAAGGCACCAGTGACGGGATATGTGCGCTTTCTGAATGAAAGGCGAGAGCAGATCCGTGCTAAGCACCCTGACCTGCCCTTTCCAGAAATTACCAAGAGGCTGGGCGCAGAGTGGAGCTGCTTAGCACCTCATGACAAACAG CGCTTCCTGGATGAGGCGGAGCGAGAAAAGCTGCAGTATGCCCGGGAGCTGAGAGAATACCAACAGAGTGAGGCCTATCAGATCACCAGTGCCAAGATCCAGGACAAGAAGGTCAAGAGAG AGGAGTCCCCATCTGTCATTATCAATGCTAACAGTTCTGGATCAGCTGCTCTGAAG GGTTCAGACTATCTGTCCAACAGATTTGATGTTCCAATATTCACAGAGGAGTTCCTGGACCAGAACAAGG CCCGGGAAGCAGAGCTGCGGCGTCTACGCAAAGCCAACGTGGAGTTTGAGGAGCAGAACGCCGTGCTGCAGAAGCACATAGCAGACATGTACAGCGCCAAAGAGAGGCTGGAAGCTGAACTGGGGCAGGATGAGCTCCGGACTCAGGCCTTGCACAGGCACCTGCTGGCCATCAAACACACCCTCGTCAGCAGTCTGTCCACTGTGGCCCTGCCAG GCACAGGTGAGACCCCCTCTCTTGGTACCCTGGACTCTTACCTGAGTCGCCTGAGTGGTACTCTGGAGAGCAACCCTCATGAGCACCGTGCCTTGCTGACTCAGCTCCGCGATGTCCTTTCTCACCTGGACAG TGAGAAGCTATGA